One Agrobacterium vaccinii DNA window includes the following coding sequences:
- the aspS gene encoding aspartate--tRNA ligase codes for MHRYRSHTCAALRKSHVGETVRLSGWVHRVRDHGGVLFIDLRDHYGITQVVADPDSPAFKTAEVVRGEWVIRIDGLVKARSEDTVNKTMATGEIELYAQEIEVLAASKELPLPVFGEPDYPEDVRLKYRFLDLRRDTLHKNIVKRTQIISDMRRRMGDIGFAEYSTPILTASSPEGARDFLVPSRIHEGKFFALPQAPQQYKQLLMVAGFDRYFQIAPCFRDEDPRADRLPGEFYQLDLEMSFVTQEDVWETMEPVIRGVFEQFAEGKPVTQNFRRIAYDDSIRTYGSDKPDLRNPIEMQAVTDHFAGSGFKVFANMIASNPKVEVWAIPAKTGGSRAFCDRMNAWAQGQGQPGLGYIFWKEEDGKVVGSGPLAKNIGEERTEALRVQLGLEAGDASFFVAGDPAKFYKFAGEARTRAGEELNLVDRDRFELCWIVDFPFFEYNEEEKKIDFAHNPFSMPQGGMDALDNQDPLTIKAYQYDMVCNGYEIASGSIRNQSPELMVKAFEKVGLSQQDVEDRFGGLYRAFQYGAPPHGGMAAGVDRVVMLLTGTKNLREITLFPMNQQAQDLLMNAPAPASPTQLRELALRVVPTPKKD; via the coding sequence ATGCATCGTTACCGCAGCCACACCTGTGCCGCTCTTCGCAAATCGCATGTCGGCGAAACCGTTCGCCTGTCCGGCTGGGTTCACCGTGTGCGAGATCATGGCGGCGTTCTCTTCATCGACCTTCGCGACCACTACGGCATCACGCAGGTGGTGGCAGACCCGGACAGCCCGGCATTCAAGACCGCTGAAGTCGTTCGCGGCGAATGGGTCATCCGCATCGATGGTCTGGTCAAGGCCCGTTCGGAAGACACGGTCAACAAGACCATGGCGACCGGCGAAATCGAGCTGTACGCGCAGGAAATCGAAGTGCTGGCCGCTTCGAAGGAGCTGCCGCTGCCGGTCTTCGGTGAGCCTGATTATCCGGAAGACGTGCGCCTGAAGTACCGCTTCCTCGACCTGCGCCGCGATACGCTGCACAAGAACATCGTCAAGCGCACGCAGATCATTTCCGATATGCGCCGCCGCATGGGCGATATCGGCTTTGCCGAATATTCCACGCCGATCCTCACGGCATCCTCGCCGGAAGGCGCGCGCGACTTCCTTGTGCCGAGCCGTATCCACGAAGGCAAGTTCTTCGCTCTGCCGCAGGCACCGCAGCAGTACAAGCAGCTTCTGATGGTGGCCGGTTTCGACCGCTACTTCCAGATCGCACCATGCTTCCGCGATGAAGACCCGCGTGCCGACCGTCTGCCGGGCGAATTCTACCAGCTCGACCTCGAGATGAGCTTCGTCACGCAGGAAGATGTCTGGGAAACCATGGAGCCCGTCATTCGCGGCGTGTTCGAGCAGTTTGCCGAAGGCAAGCCAGTCACGCAGAACTTCCGTCGCATCGCCTATGACGATTCGATCCGCACTTACGGTTCCGACAAGCCGGACCTGCGTAACCCGATTGAAATGCAGGCCGTGACCGACCATTTTGCCGGTTCCGGCTTTAAGGTCTTCGCGAACATGATCGCATCCAACCCGAAGGTTGAAGTCTGGGCCATTCCGGCCAAGACCGGTGGCAGCAGAGCGTTCTGCGACCGCATGAACGCTTGGGCGCAAGGACAGGGTCAGCCAGGCCTCGGCTACATCTTCTGGAAGGAAGAGGACGGTAAGGTCGTCGGTTCCGGCCCGCTTGCCAAGAACATCGGCGAAGAACGCACGGAAGCGCTCCGCGTTCAGCTTGGTCTGGAAGCGGGCGATGCCTCCTTCTTCGTGGCGGGTGACCCTGCCAAGTTCTACAAGTTCGCAGGCGAAGCCCGCACACGTGCCGGCGAGGAGTTGAACCTCGTTGACCGCGACCGTTTCGAGCTGTGCTGGATCGTTGACTTCCCGTTCTTCGAATATAACGAAGAAGAAAAGAAGATCGACTTCGCGCACAACCCGTTTTCCATGCCGCAGGGCGGAATGGATGCGCTGGACAATCAGGACCCGTTGACGATCAAGGCCTACCAGTACGACATGGTCTGCAACGGCTACGAAATCGCTTCCGGCTCCATTCGTAACCAGTCGCCTGAACTGATGGTCAAGGCGTTCGAGAAGGTCGGTCTCAGCCAGCAGGACGTGGAAGACCGCTTCGGCGGCCTATACCGCGCCTTCCAGTACGGCGCACCTCCGCATGGTGGCATGGCGGCTGGTGTGGACCGCGTGGT
- the rnd gene encoding ribonuclease D: MIDTTAALAEACKELAKSDFITIDTEFLRETTFWPQLCLVQMASPTLEVLVDPLAKDIDLTPLFELMADTSVIKVFHAARQDIEIVHHLGGLIPHPIFDTQVAAMVCGFGDSISYDQLVQRIKNVQIDKSSRFTDWSRRPLTEKQLDYALADVTHLRDVYLALKAQLERDGRSSWLKEEMDILESVDTYDMHPDDAWLRLKSRLRKPTELAILKFVAAWREREARARNVPRSRVLKDDAIFEIAQQQPKDADALSRLRTIPKGWERSSSGTAIIETVNAALALPKGDMPHAPRQSHSPEGSGAAVELLKVLLKLTADKHGVAAKVIANSEDLDKIASEGEKAEVAALSGWRRDLFGEPALKLIRGEVALRFAGKKVEALELPQETEAS; the protein is encoded by the coding sequence ATGATCGACACAACCGCAGCACTCGCCGAAGCCTGTAAGGAACTGGCGAAATCCGATTTCATCACCATCGACACGGAATTCTTGCGCGAGACCACGTTCTGGCCGCAGCTCTGCCTCGTGCAGATGGCAAGCCCGACGCTTGAAGTGCTGGTCGATCCCTTGGCAAAAGACATCGATCTGACGCCTCTGTTCGAACTTATGGCCGATACCAGTGTCATCAAGGTGTTTCATGCCGCGCGTCAGGATATCGAAATCGTCCACCATCTGGGCGGCCTCATTCCGCACCCGATTTTCGATACGCAGGTTGCGGCCATGGTCTGTGGCTTCGGCGACTCGATTTCATACGATCAGCTTGTCCAGAGAATCAAAAACGTTCAGATCGACAAGTCCTCGCGCTTCACCGACTGGAGCCGCCGTCCGCTGACCGAAAAGCAGCTGGACTACGCACTGGCGGATGTCACGCATCTGCGCGATGTCTATCTGGCTCTGAAGGCACAGCTAGAACGTGATGGCCGCTCCTCCTGGCTGAAGGAAGAGATGGATATTCTGGAATCGGTCGATACCTACGACATGCATCCCGATGATGCATGGCTGCGGCTGAAATCGCGCCTTCGCAAACCAACCGAACTTGCCATCCTGAAATTCGTCGCAGCATGGCGTGAACGCGAGGCGCGCGCGCGCAATGTGCCGCGTTCGCGTGTTTTGAAAGACGATGCCATTTTCGAGATTGCCCAGCAGCAGCCGAAGGATGCGGATGCGCTCTCGCGTCTTCGCACCATCCCCAAGGGCTGGGAACGTTCCTCGTCCGGCACTGCCATCATCGAGACCGTCAATGCGGCCCTCGCCTTGCCGAAGGGTGATATGCCGCACGCTCCACGTCAGAGCCATTCGCCCGAAGGTTCCGGTGCTGCGGTGGAGCTTCTCAAGGTTCTGCTGAAGTTGACGGCAGACAAGCACGGCGTTGCCGCCAAGGTCATCGCCAACAGTGAAGATCTCGACAAGATCGCTTCCGAGGGCGAAAAGGCTGAAGTCGCTGCTCTTTCGGGCTGGCGTCGCGATCTTTTTGGTGAGCCAGCTTTGAAACTGATCCGGGGCGAAGTCGCACTGCGTTTCGCAGGCAAGAAAGTGGAAGCGCTTGAACTGCCTCAGGAAACCGAGGCAAGCTAA